In Rhodamnia argentea isolate NSW1041297 chromosome 11, ASM2092103v1, whole genome shotgun sequence, one genomic interval encodes:
- the LOC125312843 gene encoding LOW QUALITY PROTEIN: acyl carrier protein-like (The sequence of the model RefSeq protein was modified relative to this genomic sequence to represent the inferred CDS: deleted 1 base in 1 codon) yields the protein MASASLSTPRLPALQSVRRARGGARQLGSLSAISGKIRLVPKIAIAKVGIAFAPILVLSRNQISCSAAKPDTLKTVQGIIAKQFSVDESTVAPETKFADLGADSLGTVEIVMALEETFRVSMRRGAENIVTVQDAADLIEKVKAGSA from the exons ATGGCTTCTGCTTCGCTTTCAACCCCCCGGTTGCCGGCTCTTCAATCCGTTCGCAGGGCAAGAGGCGGTGCTCGTCAATTAGGAAGCCTGTCAGCCATT AGCGGAAAGATTAGACTCGTGCCGAAGATTGCAATCGCGAAGGTGGGAATAGCATTCGCCCCTATTCTGGTTCTCTCCAGGAATCAGATATCATGCTCCGCC GCTAAGCCAGACACTCTGAAAACGGTCCAAGGCATCATTGCCAAGCAGTTCTCTGTCGATGAAAGCACAGTTGCTCCCGAGACCAAGTTTGCCGACTTGGGCGCCGATTCTCTTGGCACG GTGGAGATCGTGATGGCTTTGGAAGAGACGTTCAGAGTTTCGATGCGAAGG GGAGCCGAGAACATCGTTACCGTCCAGGATGCAGCAGATTTGATAGAGAAAGTGAAGGCAGGCTCCGCTTGA
- the LOC115736321 gene encoding translation initiation factor eIF-2B subunit delta produces MDPRRNPRSVSDPKVRQVGFFAPPPDRSQSGPPDPISSAASSPPLSSVSPSGNSLSPVMIPPPRHHSDNLTLLSCPVPVPVPFPAAVPSSYTAAPDFSPTTAASSSYSGKLAAAAAGGDGELGDDVAMSPGRVGKGRVMASSVPASGLTTVSVVTMPPGITEKVGGASVEVQNERPANSKPQKEKMTKAERRALQEAQRAAKAAAKGEGNKATTAAPGAASSEVTKPNKVVKPSQKKSDGASVAPSEKKGPGGERPPEKERKKDVPHPRMQYDDESRVEKAKRKAVVKQTEARNRVELFRHLPQYERGSQLPDLESKFFQLDLMHPAVYKVGLQYLYGDVCGGNARCIAMLKAFQEVIKEYSTPLEKTLSRDLTAKISSYVSFFTECRPLSVSMGNAIRFLKSRIAKLPLTMSESEAKANLQSDIDHFINEKIILADKVIVSHAVTKIRDSDVLLTYGSPSAVEMILLHAHELGKQFRVVVVDSRPKLEGQLLLRRLVGKGINCTYININAVSYIMHEVTRVFLGASAVLSNGTVYSRVGTACVAMVAHAFRVPVLVCCEAYKFDERVQLDSICSNELGDPDVISKVPDRDESNSLDGLPNSDNLQLLNLIYDATPSDYVSMIITDYGMVPPTSVPVIVREYRREHLWI; encoded by the exons atggaCCCTCGGCGAAACCCTCGCTCTGTCAGCGACCCCAAGGTCCGCCAGGTCGGGTTCTTCGCCCCTCCCCCCGACCGCTCCCAGTCGGGCCCTCCCGACCCGATCTCCTCCGCCGCGTCCTCCCCGCCCCTCTCCTCCGTCTCCCCCTCCGGCAACTCCCTCTCCCCGGTCATGATCCCCCCTCCCCGCCACCACTCCGACAACCTCACCCTCCTCTCCTGCCCCGTCCCTGTCCCCGTCCCCTTCCCCGCCGCCGTCCCCTCCAGCTACACCGCCGCGCCCGACTTCTcgcccaccaccgccgcctcctcctcttACTCTGGGAAGCTCGCGGCTGCTGCGGCCGGGGGCGACGGCGAGCTCGGCGACGACGTGGCCATGTCGCCGGGCCGGGTCGGGAAGGGGAGGGTGATGGCGAGCAGTGTGCCGGCGAGCGGGCTGACCACCGTGTCCGTCGTCACCATGCCTCCTGGTATTACTG AGAAAGTTGGGGGAGCCTCGGTGGAAGTGCAGAATGAGCGGCCTGCTAATTCAAAGCcccaaaaggagaaaatgacAAAGGCTGAAAGGCGTGCTCTCCAGGAGGCTCAGCGAGCTGCAAAAGCTGCTGCTAAAG GGGAAGGAAATAAGGCTACTACAGCTGCTCCTGGAGCCGCATCATCCGAAGTCACAAAGCCTAATAAAGTTGTTAAGCCTTCTCAAAAGAAGAGTGATGGTGCTTCAGTTGCACCTTCTGAGAAGAAGGGTCCTGGGGGTGAACGTCCtccagaaaaggaaagaaagaaagatgtcCCGCATCCACGCATGCAGTATGATGATGAAAGCCGAGTGGAGAAGGCTAAAAGGAAGGCAGTTGTAAAACAAACAGAGGCTCGAAACCGAGTTGAATTGTTCAGGCATTTGCCCCAATATGAACGTGGAAGTCAGCTTCCAGATCTTGAGTCAAAGTTTTTCCAACTTGATCTGATGCATCCAGCTGTATACAAG GTTGGTTTGCAGTATTTATATGGAGATGTATGTGGGGGTAATGCTCGTTGCATTGCCATGCTTAAAGCATTTCAAGAGGTGATTAAAGAATACTCAACCCCGCTGGAGAAGACTTTAAGCAGAGACTTAACTGCAAAAATCAGTAGCTATGTTTCATTTTTCACTGAATGTCGGCCACTTTCAGTTAGCATGGGTAATGCCATTAGGTTTTTGAAAAGCCGAATTGCAAAGCTACCTCTGACTATGTCAGAGTCAGAGGCAAAAGCAAATCTGCAGTCAGATATCGATCATTTTATAAATGAGAAGATTATACTTGCAGACAAGGTCATTGTTAGCCATGCTGTTACAAAGATCCGGGATAGTGATGTGCTTCTTACGTACGGATCACCCTCTGCAGTTGAAATGATACTATTACATGCACATGAGCTGGGCAAACAGTTCCGTGTTGTGGTGGTGGACTCTCGTCCAAAGCTGGAAGGACAACTTTTACTTCGTAGGTTGGTAGGAAAGGGTATTAATTGTACATACATAAACATAAATGCTGTTTCTTACATCATGCATGAAGTTACTCGAGTATTTTTGGGCGCATCAGCAGTATTATCTAATGGAACTGTATATTCACGCGTTGGGACTGCATGTGTTGCTATGGTTGCGCATGCTTTCCGGGTACCGGTCTTGGTATGCTGTGAGGCATACAAGTTTGACGAGAGGGTACAGCTTGATTCGATATGCTCTAACGAGCTCG GTGATCCAGATGTCATTTCAAAAGTTCCAGATAGAGATGAAAGCAACAGTTTGGATGGTTTGCCCAATAGTGACAATCTTCAGCTTCTTAATCTGAT ATATGATGCAACTCCTTCAGATTATGTCTCTATGATAATAACTGATTATGGCATG GTCCCCCCAACAAGTGTGCCGGTCATTGTAAGAGAATATCGAAGGGAGCATCTATGGATATAA
- the LOC115736322 gene encoding transmembrane ascorbate ferrireductase 2-like has protein sequence MGAPVAGFSIIPVIRVIGVTVTALVLIWAVRYRGGLALVSDKKDLIFNVHPVLMVIGLILLNGESILAYKTFPGTKSFRKLVHLTLQFLALCLSIVGLWAAWKFHVDKGIDNFYSLHSWLGLACLSLFSIQWATGFATFWYRGGSRNSRATLLPWHVFFGVYIYALAVATCATGFLEKATFLQTNHIISRYSSEALLVNSLGILVVVLGGLVTLAVISPANSKGDSAEVQLSMHNL, from the exons ATGGGTGCGCCCGTAGCTGGATTCTCCATAATCCCCGTCATCAGAGTGATCGGAGTCACCGTCACAGCTCTGGTTCTCATTTGGGCGGTGCGGTACCGAGGTGGTCTGGCTCTGGTCTCCGACAAGAAGGATCTTATCTTcaat GTCCACCCTGTTCTAATGGTGATCGGACTCATACTTCTCAATGGTGAAT CCATCCTAGCATACAAGACATTCCCAGGGACGAAGAGCTTCAGAAAACTAGTTCATCTTACTCTCCAATTTTTAGCCTTATGTCTAAGCATTGTCGGACTCTGGGCTGCGTGGAAATTCCATGTTGACAAGGGTATTGACAATTTCTACAGCCTGCATTCTTGGTTGGGTCTGGCTTGCCTTTCCCTCTTTAGCATCCAG TGGGCTACTGGTTTTGCAACCTTCTGGTACCGAGGAGGCTCAAGGAATAGCAGAGCTACGTTACTCCCATGGCACGTCTTCTTCGGGGTTTATATCTATGCCCTCGCTGTTGCTACTTGTGCGACCGGTTTTCTGGAGAAAGCCACATTCCTCCAGACGAATCACATCATATCACGTTATTCATCGGAGGCCTTGCTAGTCAACTCGTTGGGCATATTGGTGGTTGTATTGGGTGGTTTAGTGACCCTCGCTGTCATTTCCCCCGCCAATTCCAAGGGTGATTCTGCCGAGGTTCAGTTGAGTATGCACAATCTTTAG